The nucleotide sequence ctgctgctgctgctccggcGACGGCAGCTTGATTCTCCTGCGAACGGTTCATTTGCAGACTCTCCTCCGCCCGTGAAATCAGTTCGCTGGCCGACTCGTGCACCGTAAATCCGACGGTGACCACAAAGTCCACATTGGCACCGCGATGCTCGACACACTGAATGGTGGTGTTGTGGTCAAAGGGCACGCCGACCTGCTCGAGGAGATCCTGCACGGTGCAGGACTCACGTGGAAGCGTAAAGGTGATCAGACGTTGCTCTCCGCTGGCCAGGATCACCAGCATCTTGGCACTATTCTTATCGCGCTCGGCGATTTCCTGACCGGCTCGGTTATTCAGAACATGCTGCGAGTGAATCTCGTAGTTATTGTGCGATGTCTTCATCACGGATGATCCTTGCGTGACCGCCGCTGGCGCTGGAATTGGAGCCGCCACTGCGGCTGGTACTGGCCTCTGTGGCTGCATGATCCTAGTGCCGGGGGGCAAGGCGCCAGCATGTTGCGTGGGTGTTATCTTAGCCGTTGGGCGAACCATGGTTCCAGGTGGAGTGGCTCTCATTGGCGCAAGTCCGGGATTTGAAGGCGGAACTGGAGCCGGTGAGGCCGACAGGGTTTGCCTCTTCTTGTACTCCGCCAAAGTCATGCTTGCTCCACTGGGTGGTCGTATTCCCTGTTGCTGACTCTGCAccacttgctgctgctgctgctgctgctgttgttgttgctgctgctgctgttgctgttccTCTTCTTGTGAGGCAGTTCCTGCTGGATAGTAGGTGGTCAGTGTAGTTCCCGTTCCTATCTGCATGGGCTGTAGTTGATTGGAGGCCACTGGCTGAGCCGTTGGCTGGGGCTTCTGCTGCTCCTTTTTCAGCACTGCCGCCTCTATGCGCTCTTCCAAATCCATGCCTATATTACTAGTTTGGACACCTCCACCTGCGGCCGTAGGAGCAGGCGCTTGAACTGGCGCTGCGACAGCTGAGCTCACCGGAGCTCTGTAACGAACCGGACCATGGCGCATCATCAGCatttgctggtgctgctgcggctgctgttgcgccgcctgctgctgctgctgctgaggaTTTCCGTCGGTTACCATGTGTGTGCGGTAGATGTGGCGCGGCTGTtgctgcatctgctgctgctgttgttgttgcggctggCCGAGATTCGTGCTGATGGTAATGTGCTTCATTTGGCCCTGAGTCACTAGCATGGTCTGTCCCTCGCCGCTGGCGCTAGTCTGCACCACCAACTGCGCTCGAGTGGGTCGTACGCCCGCAGGTCGCATATTCCTAACCAGTCCGCCGGGCACTGCACCTCCTCGCGGACGAACTTGCCGCACAATTGTTGTGGGCGTAAGTGTAGGCCTGGTGGTAATTAGTGTGCCCGGCCTGGCCAGCACAGCTCCACCTCGGGGCGATTTCCTAAACGAGGCGCGTACTAGTTGAGTGCCACCGGCAGCAGAGGTGGCCACtagctgcggctgctgctgagCCACCAAttgcggttgctgctgctgtggagcctgctgctgttgctgcggctgcacCTTTTGCACCTGCAACTGCTGGTAGACAACATTTTGGGTCTGCTGTGGCACCACACGAGCCTGAACTAAATGGGCTGTTTGAGTCGTGGGCTGCAGTTGcatctgctgttgttgctggacttgctgatgctgctgcacttgctgctgctgtacgTGCTGCTGGATGacgtgttgttgctgctgctgctgttgcggtgAAGTGGCATAAACTACACGATTGTTGTACGGATGTATGGCCTGTCGCATAATCAGCTCCTGATGCTGTGGGCCCTGGATCAATACCGGTTGCTGCTGGACAATCACGTGCGTATTGTTGAGCATCTAGGATTTGGAAAATCGATATCAATATGTTTCAAGTGAAAGATAAATACAGGGCTATTTGGAACCTAACTTACCCCTAAGGgcctttgttgctgctgtgtggTGGTCATGCGGTAGACGatctgctggtgctgctgcggttgctgTTGGGGTGGCGACGTCTGCAGTTGCAACGTTTGTGCCTGCTGCgcttgctgatgctgctgctgggaacTCTGAAGTAATTGGGCTTGCCCTTGGGGAGACGATTGCACTTGGTAGGCGGGTGCGTGTTGTTGatactgttgctgctgctgctgctgttgctgcagcacttgctgctgcttcttctgctgctgcataTGCTGCACAATGGCATTTGGTTGCAGGACTTGCTCTGAAGTGTAGTAAATCTGCTGTGTATGCTGGATGGCGGGTTGCTGCGGCTGATGCTGCAcatattgctgctgctgctgctgctgttgctccatgtgcagttgttgctgctgctgctggggctcctgttgctgctgctgatagTGAACCTGCTGCACTTGCTGCACctgatgctgctgatgatgcaTTAcaacttgttgttgctgttgttggtgctgctgctgcggttgttgttgttgctgctgctgctgttgttgttgctgctgctgctgttggtgctgttgctgctgatgtgcAAGATCATCGCCACCGATTATGTGGTATGTGGGTGCCGCAGACTGCTGGGGCTGTTGATATTGCGCTGGGGCCGTCGTCTGGTAGACAACTTGCTGCTGGTCGTTGAACACCAGCTGCTGGTCATCCTGTAGGACCAGGGACTGAAAGAAACAAGAAATTAGCTTGCTATTCACCGAGGGCTTCGGATACTACTCACCCCAACCTCATCTTGGGGCACTTGCACTACTTGCAAATCAGAGTAGACTGGCTCCTCCAGGGGCACAATATACTGCTCCATTTCAAGGCAGCTGGAAGGGGTAGAAAATCAGTTAGAATTTTAGATATATACTATTTTTTCACTAATTCCCTAGGCCCAAAAAGTActgttaaattttaattaatatgatCTTTTcttcaattacatttttttgttttctttttggaatatttttttaattatatgcaATTTCTTATAAGTcgtattatatattttaattaaattacattacaacaacaatgcaCCTAGATAAAGAAAACGTTAACTGGTTAAACTTTGCACTGTATGTAGCATAATTAAGATACTTAAACATTTTGTGTACTCTTTAAGGTTATATTTTTGCGTCTCAGTATGAGGACATCGTTAATTCcttcacatttattttaatataacctCGGTAAGGAATATAAGTGTTAAagtataaaattaaataagaaTGCAAACAAGTTTTGTCACTTTTGTGAGaatttttgctcttttttgcAGGCGTTGCATTTTTGAGACTTTTACAGAGCCCTCAagaacaacacacacacaaaatcgCAGTAGAAAAATGTGATTTCTACCATTTTCCGAGCAGAAACTTGTACAATATGCGGTTGACCAATTGTATAAATTAATTCCTATGTAATTTTGCaatatatttaacttttttaagGCACATTTATTATACAATTACAGGTCACTTTTTGagcataattttttttttgttggcattCCCAACCTACACACCTCCGTTAATCTTACGAGAATGGGAACTTTTTGGAGCCAATCGCTGTGCCCTCGGCTCGATCCAGTTGTTCTTTGATTAGATCATAATCGCGCTGTCTTTTTACAATAAACACACGTTAATTATTCGCGTTTTTGCTTGAAACCCGTGGCTTTCTTTCTTGCAATAAAAATGGCGTTCACCATTAAAGGCAgcatttgatatttattttatctgGCAATGACGAAACGCGAGCGCCCCCTGGCGGGCCCATCAGCTGTTCATAAACATTTTGCAGCGTTGCTTTGGGCCGCTGATTTATCGATGTCTGCCTTGTGCCGTCCTCTTCGCCTAATGTTTAGAGGTCCCTCTGTTTGGCATGTAGCCAGTTTAAAGGGACCACTAAACGGTCGAGCCACTGGAGTTGTCTTAAAATCTTTAGTTTTTCGCACTGAACGCGCTGTTTCGGTGATTTCCATGATTTTGTTGCACATTATGCTGTTATTTAGCGAAAGGCGATTGATAACGATTTTTAGCGACCGTTGATATCGCGGTTTTGAGCACTAtgtgttttgttgtttgctgcgCGCTCTGGCGAATTGGgtgaggaagaagaagaagaagaagagtggcgaaggaacaacaacaacgtcGTTGTGATGGTAAAACGTCGATAAGTAGAAAAACTCGATAGCTCGGAAAATTGTGGGTAGCGGTgaaaaaaatttcaacaaaaaaaatatacataaataaaatccatctaaatatatatattataagtATGTTTTTAATAGAAAGCTGTTATGCAGTTTTGTATATTGTGAACAAAATTTTTTATCAAACTGTACATCAAAGGAAATTTCAATGATTTCACAACTACGGGATAtataaatgtttgattttttgccattCATCGTTTGGTTCGATCGAAAGTGTTTTGGTTTACTTGCACATCGCTAATTCCGCAGCTTGTATTTTAACAACAATGTCCAAAATATTCACGCCCACAAATCAAATACGCCTCACAAATGTCGCCATTGTGAGGCTAAAAAAAGGTGGCAAGCGATTTGAGATCGCCTGCTATAAAAATAAGGTTCTTTCGTGGAGGAGCAACAGGTAACAGCCGCTAAATGCAACACGTGCAGATTGTGAAATAGGCTTTACCTAAATCTAATTACTTTATTGTATATGCTTAGCGAAAAGGACATCGATGAGGTCCTGCAAACCCATACCGTGTTCACCAATGTCTCCAAAGGACAGGCGGCCAAAAAGGACGAGCTGCAAAAGGCCTTCAATAAAACAGACGAGACTGAGATTTGCAAGGAGATCCTCAGCAAAGGAGAACTGCAGGTGTCGGAAAAGGAGCGCCAAAGTTGTCTGGACACGCAACTAAATAGTATAGTTAATTCCGTGGCTGCGTTGTGTGTAAATCCAGAGACGCGTCGTCCATATCCCGCCTCCATCATCGAGAAATCCCTGAAGGATGCCCACTTCTCCGTTAAGATGAACAGGAACACCAAGCAGAACACACTGGAGGCCATCAAGATTCTCAAGGACCATATGCCCATCGAGAGGTCGCGCATGAAGCTGCGCGTTAGCTTTGCTGGAAAGGAGGGCGGTGGCAAGCTCAAGGAATCGGTGGTCAAGTTGGCCAACGCAGTGGAGCACGAGGAATGGGACGAGGCCACCTTGCACTTAACCTTGCTCATAGATCCTGGCCAATATCGTGTCATTGATGAGCTGGTAAGGAACGAAACGAAGGGTAAGGGACTGCTGGAGCTGCTCGAGCTGAAGGAAGTGGTGGAGAGCGAGGAACTCTTCTAGGCAATACAATccctttaaaattttttgtttttctttgtaATCTTGTTGATATTTATGTGAAACATAAAGCTGATAAGTACACAGAATTTAATCTGTTAGTATTTTAATCTTTAGGCTGTTTTTAGATGAATCAAGATTGCGAATATGAAAAGCAATAGGTCAACCATCTTTCAATTCAGATTATACATTTTTGAAGTCTGATTAACTACTTAatcgaaaaaacaaaatgatcaaTAGTTCCTTACACATATACGTGATTATTAATGTAGAACAGGACAGAGATTATAACAAATATACTGTAGACTTAAAAGGTGATCTGCTGGCCAGCTTTACTTTCGCTTCTTAAGGTTCTCGAAGCGACGTGACAGGTCATCGAAATCAATCTCATCCTCGTCGTTCTTCTTCTCGGCACCTGCGCCCGGAATATCTGGCAGATCGTTGGGAACGTTGGGCAGCGAGGGGAAGTCCAATGCCGGAGGAGCACTTGGTAGCGTGGGATTACCCGGTGGCAGCTTGGATCGGGGTTGTGGTTTCGGTTTGTTGGCATTCTGCGAAGGGTAAAGTAAGtaagcaaattaataaatgtttttatattgcAAAACCTAAAGAAACCTCATTTTCTGATGCTTTATAGCCATATAAAATTTAGTAAATAAAGTGTACATTGTACAATTTAGTGTTAATCGGGGTTtcttaaatcaaaatttaaatctTTGGAAATTTTCAGAAAACTTAGGTTTGATGCTATAAACGTAATAATAAAGTATGTGCTTGGTTTGATCAAATCCAATGTCCTGACCTGGAGATTTACAGGATTAATGGAGGTGTAACGCGGCGGCGGATCATTTTCGGGTTTGGGGCGCTGTTAggcaaaattaaagaaaagataaggcaaataaaaaatgaaaacactgGCATAACAAATCAATGGGGAACATCAAGACGAGCGAAATGATAACACTGGACAGTAAACTATGAATCACTTGGATGACTGGACTTACACAGAGATAGGCAAGAGCGGTGGAGGAGAGCCCATAGAAGcgtttttcgtttgtttaGTGGTGATAGCAGAACGATAAGCGAGTTAGTTGTTGGCTTTAACAGCATTCTACACAGAGATAACCTACCAAAATATTCTCATCCGGGCTGCCCGAGCCATCCGTGTTGTTCGCTTCACGCTGCAACAGCCCAAGATTCATGCAAAACATGCCAAAGCTTACTTATTAACTAAATTTTCATAAAGGATATATGTATACCTTTACTGCAGTTGCAATCGAAAGTGTCACTTTATGAGGCCAATAGAATAAGATGTTAGTAAAAACTGGCTTCAAAGCGATTAAGTTGGCGCAATAATTAGCTAATACTATTCGAGTGATTCAAACTAATTTATAACTAATGTGATTGCAACTGCATAAACTATAAATATCCCCTTTCCATCTGTGTTGCAATGAGACAATTAGACAAGCATATTTACATCGATAAAGTTGGTGTTCAGATCCTTCTCCTCGGCACATTTGGCAGGCAGGACTGCATGCGTTGGCGGCTGATTGGGCGGTATATTGTAGGCAAACGGCGGCGGTGCCTGCACGGGATGGGGTAGAGCATATGCACCAGCTGGAgctccacctcctccgccgccaccacctccaccGAAGGGTGGGTAATTGAAGGGCTTTGCGCTCGGTGGCATCGGCATGTCGGGCAGTGCTGGCATAGCCGGATAGCCAATGAAGCCCATTTGTGGCGGCGCAGCACCACCGCCGCCAGCACCTCCGCCTCCGCTCAAGTTGTTCCGATCGGAGAGGTCAATCAGATGCGGCTGCTGTGGCTGATCCTCCTGCATAACCTGCGGATCCGGTTCGTATTCGATGTTGTAGTTcttggcaatggcaatgaGGTAATTCTCCACCAAAAGCTTGGGTGGTGCCTGCAGCGTCAGCTTGTGCATGAGTTTCTCGGACACATAGTGCTCGCCAGTGGCGGTTCTCGATTGCTCGGCGAACTGTGGACCGTATTTGGTCACAAATATGTCCGATATGATCTTCAGCTCGGCTATATCGCTCTGTAGGCGGGGACACACCCAAACCAAGCTGGCCACCGGCTCAGCGATCCCTGTGTCCAGCTCCTTCATCTGGGTGATGAGGCCGAATCTGGCGAGCAACAGGTCGCAGTACATCTCCACCATTTCCATTGCCTCCACCAAGTAGTCCTCCCTATGATGTACGATATATACGATATATGGAGGTATAAGAATGGCTCATATATTCCTGCACCCACCTAATGATGTGCTCCACGCGAATCCTCGCCCTTTCCGTTTTGCCCGTGGCCAAATAGTCGGCTATTTCCTTCCTGGACTTTTGCGTCAGCTCCGCCTTCTTCTTCTCCAGCAATTTCAGGCGATTGAGAGCCAATCGAAGATTGGTCTTCAGTTTGTTGTAATTGGGGCCGCTGGAAAACATCTTCACTACACCCTGGACTTCCGAATTAGTTGTGAAAACAAGGAAATTCGGTCAGTGGTGATTCATTAATTCGGTATGGAAAAAACAATGTGACGTCACGTGCAGTGTGACCGTACATGCAGACCCCTTAAATACCAAGGTAACattgaaatttcaaattgcttggctctattaatattttaatttaatttaacaaccgtttaaaatattttctaaaatgtTTTGTTCGGCTTATTTTGTTGAGCTTTATTGGTTGAATTTTCGGTAACACAAAAACCTTTAACAAGTATCCAGTTTACAATATGCCATTCCATTTTTTCGATGCCATTTCGCCGCCGCCGCTATGCAATTGTGTTTGGCGCCCAGGCTCGATTCGAATCCTGCGGCGAATTGAGTTCTTCACCAGACACAACCACAAAGTTGCAGCCAACCTTGATTTAATAGCAGGAGTGTGTTAGTGTTACATGTGTGCGGAATCAGTATCCCActcgaaatatatatatgaactAAAACTCGAACGCAATCACTTAGAGATGAGGAGCCGGTGGTGGCGGTTCGGGGCACTcctccatttccgtttccgattCGCAGGGACACGCCTCCATCTCATCGATGGCACAGCCCTCCTCCTCACAAACGCCCGCATCCGGTCCGGATGGTTCCGATTCAGGTTCCTTGTAGCCGGCATAGATCTCGGCACGCTGCTTGATAATCTCCTGAATGATGGCGGTGAGAATCTCGCGCGAGTCCACTATATGGCCCACTTCCTCGGCCACCTCGGCGGACAACCACGGGCAGACGCTCTTCATAAGCTGCTCCTTCTTAACGGCATCGCTGGCCGGCTCAATGTTCTCCAGCACCTCCGGCACCAGACTGGCAATGTGTCCCTGGAGCAACTTGGCCGCCGTCACGCTCTTCTGCATCTCAGCGTCCAGCTCCTTGGCAATCGCATCTTGTCGCAGGCGACGCTCCTTCTCCGCCTGCAAGCGCAGCTCCTCAGCCTCCAAACGGCGCAGCTCGGCCAGTTCCGCCTCCCTCTGGGCCAGGAATCTGTGGGTAACACAAAACGCCATTATAGTAATCTGAAGATTTACTTTACACTTTTTATACGTACTCTTCCTGTTTGCGTCGCAGACTGGACAGTTCCATCTCGTGAGCCACCTCCAGCATGCTTTGTTCAATGCAGGCGTCCACCAGGACATCGATGATTGGCTGCGCCTCGGCATCGAAGTGGAAGAGTTCGCCCTCACCGATCTCGGTGGCCACATCCACGCCCACCTTGGCCGGTATGAACGGAGGCGTCGGCGGCTTCTCGAGGAACAGGTCCGTCTGCGTGTCGATGGTGAACTCCGGCGGACGCTGCACCAACTTCTCCAGATACTTCTCCGTCTGTATGGTCTCGTGCTTCCGCCCCTTGACCGGCGGCGGTGTGCCCAGGACATTTCTCTGATTGCGGCACTGCATCGTCCGTTTGCGCAACATATTGCGACGCCTCAATTCGGCGGCCTTGTCGAAGGGATCCACATCCGTCTGGAGAGGAAGCAAAAAGTGGATTAGTCGTAGGTCAGGGCTGCCAGAGCACTGAGCTAAGCTGAGCTGAACTGATGGGACTTACCACCAGAGAGGCGTTGCCGAAGTTGCTGCCCTTTATGACGCGACGGTCGTACATGACGTTCTTGTAGGGTTCCGGCGGCGGGACGACGGGTCTGCAAGAGGAGCAAAGTGGAGAAGCGGGCATGGAGTTGCCCAGGTGGGAGCCACCAATTAGTAAGCCTCGACCCAGTTCAACAAACTGCTCATGCAGCAAAAAAGCTGCAGACTTTTTGAAAAGGTTCGTAAATGTGCAACTTAAAAGGATTACTACATAAATGGTTAAGTTCTCTAATAAATATGATATCTATGTATGgataaatattgtaattgcTGCTGGAAAAGCAAGTTAAAAGTGTATGAGTTTTAGTTATCTTTAGATTTGTTAACTTCTTTctattaaagtttaaatattttatttatttagttttgatTTGCTGCAGTTTCAGTGCACTTTGCTGCATTTGCCAAGACCCAAATCTGTTGCACTATCAAGGCGATAAACATCAAATTTGTTCATTTCCCAACGCCCTCGCAGACTGCTTGTCAGGTCATCTCCGATTCGAATCAATTTCGCCAAAGTTCAGTACACTTTTGGGTCAGAGTTTAAAGCCTGCTTAAAGTTCCACGAGTCCAGTCCGCGGTGGCTGAGTAATTTATGACTTGCTAATTTATATGTATAGCACCGGCAAGTAAATGGGGAAACAAACATTTCTTACATTTCTACATATATGCTGATACATACATGCTGACTGCGAGTAGAAGTAGTATATAACGTAGTTAGACATTGCACTAGAAGAACTTGGCACCTGAACTCGTGACCTATGCAAATTCGCAGCTACTTTTGGCCCACAAACAGGAAGTCACATTGAAGTTGCTGGCGAATGTCTAACAACATTTCTCTGGGTCTGGGTCTGCGCACCACAGACATCAGCAAATGGAACGGGAAACCCTTAGTGCGATGTCCTTATGAGGGATATATGGTCTGAACGAAAATCTAAGTTGGTGAATCCTTTTTGAGTTATAAAATAGTTATCTCCCTAATAGGTTCTTTATTTAAACGTTGAGTGTGATATTTCATTTTTCGTAACCCAAAAAGTATAGCCCATTTGGCCGAACAACATCCCATTTGGGTAAAAACGACCGGCAGGacctgttttttgtttttttttttttttttattattgtgccATAGGTGTCCTTCTTCTCTGGTGTGGTAATTGAACTTAATATCCCTCCATTTGTGCTTTGGTACAATGGGTacatattgttgttgtttacgAAATCttgatttaaattatttaagccCCGAGCTGGGAATATAGAATATTCTCCGCTGGCACGACACATTCGAGGGTCCTTTGTCCCTTTGTCCATTTGTCCATTTGTTCGCATGTTCTTTTATGCAAGGCAAACGAGTTTTCCCATTCGAGAATGcgctaaataaattaatcaaacCGTTCAGGGAATTTACAATGTCCGAATGTTATTGGAAAAGCATTTCTAATTGAATTGTTAAAGAGTTAATTGTGAAAGTGGGTGAGCCACACAAGAAACTTGGCTGATGAAGAGCCTTCCATTCTATTTGCGTGTCATAGTAAAGTCTAAAAACAGATCAATAAGGTATCATCTTGAATCTATATCAGTTTAGATAACAAATCCTTGAAGGATTCAATTCGGCACTTTAAACCACAAAACCTATTtgtaattgaattgtttgGGTGTCAATCGATAATGGCCGTAGGAACTGAAGTGGGGAGCTAAGTTCTGGTTCCATTGCAGAATGGCAGTGTAGGTACGTACGTATTactcatttgaatttatggtAATATATTTTGGCCCACTTTGCCTTGGTCAGTTGTCGGACCTTTTCCACTtcccaccttttttttttttacttccAAGTTTAGCACCCATACCATTTTGGGGGTTGGTCTTTTTATTACCTCTTGtcgctgatgttgctgctgctgttgttgttgttgttgctggtggaGCGAcgctgttgcagttgttgttggaACTGAGCCTTGGTGATGTGGAGTCCACCGGCGAGGGATTGCGTATCGTTACGGGAGGATTTGGAGGCCGCAGCTGTGGCCGCCGCCACTGCCGCCGTGGCACGCAAACCGTTCAGCCGGGTGGCGGTCACCTTCTGCTCCTTGCTCTCACTGCCGGTCTCCTTGGTGAGATACCCTTGGAGGATCATGGGATATGAGGAGTAGGCGTAGACATGCCTCCTCAGCATGGTGGCCGGTATCATTTGGACCTCATGCGGAGGCGGCAGGAAGATGCCCTGCGGCACTGTGGTCTCGAATCGTGGTCGCTGCGACATCGCTGGATCCATCCAGGCACCGGAATTGGCGCTCTGGCGACCGCCGTAGTTCTGCTCCTCCGGCGCCAGGAAGCGCAGCTTCTGGCTCAGCTCATCGGCGAAGCTGCGCACCTCCTGGTTGCTGCGCGAGAAGTGCGATCGCTGTGGAGGATTCCCTACATGATTATCACGGTTATCAGCTATGCCCGCCTCACGTCTAATCGGACGCACGATGGCCTGTTGGGGTCGCGTTGGATAGGAATCGAATTCGGGCTCCTCGGAGGGCTGATGGCGCAGCACCGAGAATGCGTTGGTCACCACGTGCTGGAAATTGTAGGGACTCTGATAGCGCTGGACGTTGAAGCCGCCGGCGTTGTAGTTGGTGGAGCTGTAGTTGGTGTTCGAATTGGAGCTGGACGAGACGCGTCCTGGTGCGTAGGGATAGCTGCTGGCGAAGGAGAAGTTCTGCACGCGATTCGGTCTATTGTCGGTGAGGTGCTCCAGTTCTGGCACTGGCTGTGGATCTGGCTTAAGTTCAGGATGTGAGTGTGCtgggtgctgctgctgctccgtcTCTGGCATGGTCTCCGCTACCGTCTCGGTTATCCCTGCTCCCGGCCGCCGGTCACCTCGTTCATTATAAATAGCCACCACACGGTTCTCTCACCCGCCGCACCGAAAAACTTAATCAATACTTTTCCTATATTTTTCCCTTTTGTGCGCCGCTCAGGTGTTGCGTTCGTTGGTTGATTGTTTGATTTTGTCGCGGAACACGTACCGCACGGCTCGAATGGCAAACGCCAAATGACCAAAGGACTCGCAGGACTCGTGGAACTCGCGCTCGGACCCGGTTTCGACTTTGGATTCGGCCCGTGGTCAGCAGTCGTCGtgcagttggaaaaatatgtGGAACATATAGTCTCCTACTGCCCACGACTAAAGCtttccaggaattgagctgtTACTTCAAAGGACATTTTTAGTAAAAATATCCTTAAAGTGCTGCAATTGGTTTATATagaaaattgcatatttaaactATTCATGTTGCTGTTTCATAAGTTTAAATAACAATACTTCGCGTGCGTGCCACAATGTAAGTTTCTATactatatacacatatttttcaaatttttttctgagtgtatCGCTTGCTTCGCAGTTTGAGGCACATGATGGGCAGGTGTTGCAATAATAATGCGAACTGTTAACAGTCGGTGGCATTGGCATGGCCAAATCCACGTTCCCAGGAATTCTACTTTGCATAAGagctttttcttttccatcCAAGTAGTTTCGTTGGGGTCTCCAATTAAAGGTTTCGCCCGGCGGAGGGACCTTGAATTTGTTTCGATGGTGTCCACATTTCCTTTCACATTGTCGGAGATGACTTCACGCATTTCCCTGCCTGACATTGAAAAAGGAGGTGGGTGGCTCTCTATTACTTGGAACACCTCCTAGGTATTGTCAATGGCCAAGGTCAATTGCTT is from Drosophila melanogaster chromosome 3L and encodes:
- the Sbds gene encoding SBDS ribosome maturation factor, isoform A codes for the protein MSKIFTPTNQIRLTNVAIVRLKKGGKRFEIACYKNKVLSWRSNSEKDIDEVLQTHTVFTNVSKGQAAKKDELQKAFNKTDETEICKEILSKGELQVSEKERQSCLDTQLNSIVNSVAALCVNPETRRPYPASIIEKSLKDAHFSVKMNRNTKQNTLEAIKILKDHMPIERSRMKLRVSFAGKEGGGKLKESVVKLANAVEHEEWDEATLHLTLLIDPGQYRVIDELVRNETKGKGLLELLELKEVVESEELF